From Thermodesulfobacteriota bacterium, the proteins below share one genomic window:
- a CDS encoding TIGR04283 family arsenosugar biosynthesis glycosyltransferase, whose amino-acid sequence MISVVIPALNEEASLAETIRSCRRAGTCEVVVADGGSRDKTVEIARRLADAVVAAPMGRATQMNAGAAASRGDTLLFLHADTALPPGGLASIAEAMADGEVVGGAFRIRLTPSAAAGPYARAVLRAVGRGIGFRSRLSRSYTGDQAMFVRADAFRAFGGFPEIPLMEDVEMSRRMRRAGKTVLLPEAVGSSGRRWEAWGPARTVFLMWGLRIGYLLGMSPERCAARYRKGPSFLQPRASRRR is encoded by the coding sequence TTGATCTCCGTCGTCATCCCCGCCTTGAACGAGGAGGCCTCGCTGGCGGAAACCATCCGGTCCTGCAGGCGGGCGGGAACGTGCGAGGTCGTCGTCGCGGACGGCGGCAGCCGGGACAAAACGGTCGAGATCGCCCGGCGGCTCGCCGACGCGGTGGTCGCCGCCCCCATGGGAAGGGCGACCCAGATGAACGCCGGAGCCGCGGCCTCCCGGGGCGACACGCTCCTGTTCCTGCACGCCGACACGGCGCTGCCTCCCGGGGGGCTTGCATCGATCGCCGAAGCGATGGCGGACGGGGAAGTCGTCGGGGGGGCGTTCCGGATCCGGCTGACCCCGTCGGCCGCCGCGGGGCCCTACGCCAGGGCGGTGCTGCGGGCGGTGGGGCGCGGGATCGGCTTCCGCTCGCGCCTCTCCCGTTCGTATACCGGCGACCAGGCGATGTTCGTGCGCGCCGATGCGTTCCGGGCCTTCGGCGGCTTCCCCGAGATCCCGTTGATGGAGGATGTCGAGATGTCGCGGCGGATGCGGCGCGCCGGGAAGACCGTCCTGCTGCCGGAGGCGGTCGGCTCCTCGGGGAGGCGATGGGAGGCCTGGGGGCCGGCCCGGACGGTGTTCCTGATGTGGGGGCTCCGGATCGGCTACCTCCTCGGCATGTCCCCGGAACGCTGCGCCGCCCGTTACCGGAAGGGGCCGTCCTTCCTCCAGCCCCGGGCTAGTCGCCGCCGATGA
- the glgP gene encoding alpha-glucan family phosphorylase: MRIRHFHVRPNIPKALAPLREIAGNLWFSWNWEAVQLFIRLNPVLWERSYQNPVQMLGSVPQADLEAAAKDESFVANVERVYRSFQQYLQAPSWFSESHGGEAEFQAAYFSCEFGIDEGLPIYSGGLGVLSGDHLKSSSDLGLPLVGVGLLYQKGYFRQILSLDGWQKELYPDNDWYNMPVSMEIRKDGSPVEIEVNIGGEPVRARVWRVDVGRTPLYLLDSNIRGNSDRSREITSTLYGGDREMRIRQEILLGIGGVRALKALGRVPTVYHMNEGHSAFLIFERIRDLMASRNLSFAEARELVFATSVFTTHTPVPAGNEQFDPELLRKYLEPEARPLGLPWEELLAMGQIHPQRGKEFGMTVFALRSAAFSNGVAKLHGRTSRCMWKELWPGLPEAEVPIRSITNGIHTRSWISHEMAELFVRYMGPRFLEKPADQSVWERVEAVPPVELWRIHEARRERLVFFARKRLREQLDRQGAGPALQRGAEEVLHPGALTIGFSRRFATYKRANLLFLQPDRLIRLLTDPDRPVQIIFAGKAHPQDLPAKEIIRSVKHFASDPRIRDRIVFVEDYDINVARYMVQGVDVWLNTPRRPLEASGTSGMKAAANGALNVSVLDGWWDEGYSSDVGWAIGSGEVYADPEEQDRVECEALFNLLENEIVPMFYDRDRGGLPRAWIAMMKASIRRLGAFFNTQRMVREYAETCYLPAHRAGGRLSADGSAAARELAAWRSRVTSAWPGVSIRVDELRKHRDMLVGDAVEAAIRVRLGGLSPEDVSVEVRHGAYTAAGEIRDGVIVTAAHERREGDEEIYRAEVPCKISGRYGFAVRVVPRHKDLVDPYTPLLLTWEPVIGGD; this comes from the coding sequence ATGCGGATCCGCCATTTCCATGTCCGGCCGAACATCCCGAAGGCGCTCGCTCCCCTCCGGGAGATCGCCGGGAACCTCTGGTTCTCCTGGAACTGGGAGGCGGTGCAGCTCTTCATCCGCCTGAACCCGGTCCTCTGGGAGAGGTCGTACCAGAACCCCGTCCAGATGCTGGGCTCCGTGCCGCAGGCGGACCTGGAAGCGGCGGCGAAGGACGAAAGCTTCGTCGCGAACGTGGAGCGGGTCTACCGCTCGTTCCAGCAGTACCTGCAGGCGCCTTCCTGGTTCTCGGAATCCCACGGCGGGGAGGCGGAATTCCAGGCGGCGTATTTCTCCTGCGAGTTCGGGATCGACGAGGGGCTGCCGATCTATTCGGGAGGCCTTGGGGTGCTTTCCGGCGACCACCTGAAATCCTCGTCCGACCTCGGATTGCCGCTGGTCGGCGTGGGGCTCCTCTACCAGAAAGGGTATTTCCGGCAGATCCTGTCGCTGGACGGCTGGCAGAAGGAGCTCTACCCGGACAACGACTGGTACAACATGCCGGTCTCCATGGAGATCCGGAAGGACGGCTCTCCGGTGGAGATCGAGGTCAACATCGGCGGGGAGCCGGTCCGGGCCCGGGTGTGGCGCGTCGACGTCGGACGCACGCCGCTGTACCTCCTGGACAGCAACATCCGGGGGAACTCGGACCGTTCCCGGGAGATCACCTCCACCCTCTACGGAGGAGACCGGGAAATGCGGATCCGGCAGGAGATCCTTCTCGGCATCGGGGGAGTGCGGGCGCTCAAGGCGCTGGGACGCGTCCCCACCGTGTATCACATGAACGAAGGCCACTCCGCGTTCCTGATCTTCGAGCGGATCCGCGACCTGATGGCCTCCCGGAATTTATCCTTCGCCGAGGCGCGGGAGCTGGTCTTCGCAACGAGCGTGTTCACCACCCACACGCCGGTTCCGGCGGGGAACGAGCAGTTCGACCCGGAACTCCTCCGGAAGTACCTGGAGCCGGAGGCGCGCCCGCTCGGGCTGCCGTGGGAGGAGCTGCTGGCCATGGGGCAGATCCACCCCCAGCGGGGGAAGGAATTCGGCATGACCGTGTTCGCCCTCCGGTCGGCGGCGTTCTCGAACGGCGTGGCGAAGCTGCACGGCCGGACTTCCCGCTGCATGTGGAAGGAGCTGTGGCCCGGGCTGCCGGAGGCGGAGGTTCCGATCCGCAGCATCACCAACGGGATCCACACCCGGTCGTGGATCAGCCACGAGATGGCGGAGCTGTTCGTGCGGTACATGGGGCCCCGGTTCCTCGAGAAGCCGGCGGACCAGTCCGTGTGGGAGCGGGTGGAGGCGGTGCCCCCCGTCGAGCTGTGGCGCATCCACGAGGCCCGGAGGGAGCGGCTGGTCTTCTTCGCAAGGAAGCGGCTCCGGGAGCAGCTCGACCGTCAGGGGGCGGGGCCGGCGCTCCAGAGGGGAGCGGAAGAGGTGCTCCATCCCGGCGCGCTGACCATCGGGTTCTCCCGGCGGTTCGCCACGTACAAGCGGGCCAACCTGCTGTTCCTGCAGCCGGACCGGCTGATCAGGCTGCTGACCGATCCGGATCGGCCGGTGCAGATCATCTTCGCGGGAAAAGCGCATCCGCAGGACCTCCCGGCCAAGGAGATCATCCGGTCCGTGAAGCATTTCGCCTCGGACCCGAGGATCCGCGACCGGATCGTTTTCGTCGAGGATTACGACATCAACGTGGCGAGATACATGGTCCAGGGGGTCGACGTGTGGCTGAACACGCCGCGGCGGCCGCTGGAGGCGTCCGGGACCAGCGGGATGAAGGCGGCGGCGAACGGCGCGCTGAACGTGTCGGTCCTGGACGGGTGGTGGGACGAGGGATACTCCTCCGACGTGGGGTGGGCGATCGGTAGCGGGGAGGTCTACGCGGATCCGGAAGAGCAGGACCGGGTGGAGTGCGAGGCGCTCTTCAACCTCCTCGAGAACGAGATCGTCCCCATGTTCTACGACCGCGACCGAGGCGGGCTTCCCCGCGCCTGGATCGCCATGATGAAGGCGTCGATCCGCAGGCTGGGGGCGTTCTTCAACACCCAGAGGATGGTTCGGGAATACGCGGAAACGTGCTACCTGCCGGCCCATCGGGCGGGTGGACGCCTCTCCGCCGACGGGAGCGCTGCCGCGAGGGAGTTGGCGGCGTGGCGGTCGCGGGTGACTTCGGCGTGGCCCGGCGTGTCGATCCGCGTCGACGAGCTGCGGAAGCACCGGGACATGCTCGTGGGGGATGCCGTCGAGGCGGCCATCCGGGTGCGGCTTGGAGGTCTTTCCCCGGAAGACGTGTCCGTGGAGGTCCGCCACGGCGCATACACGGCCGCCGGGGAGATTCGCGACGGCGTGATCGTGACCGCTGCCCACGAACGGCGGGAGGGCGACGAGGAGATCTACCGGGCGGAGGTGCCCTGCAAGATCAGCGGGCGCTATGGTTTTGCCGTCCGGGTCGTGCCCCGCCACAAGGACCTCGTCGATCCCTACACCCCGCTGCTGCTGACGTGGGAGCCCGTCATCGGCGGCGACTAG
- a CDS encoding TVP38/TMEM64 family protein, translated as MRKGAKNIARFLAFLLLAGGAAYVFLFTETGEMFRTAEGRKALVDGLDRAVRAAGPLGPLLFILVYAAGSMVAPVTPFTIAGAVIFGKFYGMFYNLAGDMAGATLSFFLGRYFLHGIARDILETRLPWLDRKAAEEGFTIIFYLRLFWFPFIVLNYAAGATRIRFRDYFLGTVLGILPSVFIVTYFIGALKDLLASYRGPADLVTPQILVPIVLLILSFFIPSLVKRLRKSPER; from the coding sequence TTGCGAAAAGGCGCCAAAAACATCGCCAGGTTTCTCGCGTTCCTCCTGCTCGCCGGCGGAGCGGCATATGTATTCCTGTTCACCGAGACCGGGGAGATGTTCCGCACGGCGGAAGGCAGGAAAGCGCTCGTGGACGGGCTGGACCGCGCCGTCCGGGCGGCGGGCCCCCTCGGGCCGCTGCTGTTCATCCTGGTCTACGCGGCGGGGAGCATGGTCGCCCCCGTCACGCCTTTCACCATCGCGGGGGCCGTCATCTTCGGGAAGTTCTACGGGATGTTCTACAACCTCGCCGGCGACATGGCGGGCGCCACCCTCTCCTTCTTCCTCGGAAGGTACTTCCTGCACGGGATCGCGCGGGACATCCTCGAGACGAGGCTTCCCTGGCTCGACCGGAAGGCCGCGGAGGAAGGGTTCACGATCATCTTCTACCTGCGGCTGTTCTGGTTCCCTTTCATCGTGCTGAACTACGCGGCCGGCGCCACGCGGATCCGCTTCCGCGACTATTTCCTCGGGACCGTCCTCGGGATCCTGCCCTCCGTCTTCATCGTCACTTACTTCATCGGCGCGCTGAAGGATCTCCTCGCCTCCTACCGGGGACCGGCGGACCTCGTGACGCCCCAGATCCTCGTTCCCATCGTCCTGCTGATCCTTTCCTTCTTCATCCCCTCCCTCGTGAAGCGCCTCCGGAAATCCCCGGAAAGGTAG